The DNA window GATGATTTGCAAAGTTTGTAGGTTATCGATTTCTTCCTCAGGAAAATCGAGCGTGGCTTCAATGAGCATGCGAAGCGTAATCAACGAGCTTACCAGCTCTTCAATCCGGGACGAAAAATGGCCCTGCAATGAATTGATCGCACACCGTGCAGCCTCATGCGTACTGGCTTCGATAATAGCCGCAACACTCTCTGCTTGAATCAAATCGATTTTATTATTGAGATAAGCGCGTAGCGTGAATTCACCGGGTTGCGCCAGACGAGCACCGGCAGTAAGGCAACGGTTAAGCAATGAATCCATGACCGCCGGGCCGCCATGGCCTTGTAACTCCAGAATATCTTCACCGGTATAGGAATGTGGTGCGGGAAAATAGAGTGCGATACCTTGGTCAATAATTCGCCCATCGGTATCGAGGAATTTGCTGAGACAGGCATAACGGGGCTTGGGAAGTTTACCCAGAATCGCTTCTGCCAGTTTTGTCAGATTCTTGCCGGAAATTCGAATCACACCAATCCCACCCCGGCCGGGCGGTGTTGCAATTGCTGCGATAATATCAGAACTTGCTATCGATCATCTCCACGGCTTGCTGCTGTCACTGATGACGATACCGGTTATCGATACTACCGATAACCGGTCATTTCATCACTATTTTTTCCTTGGTCTTTTTCCCTGCGGCGTACTTTTCGCTTTGACTGCCGCTTTACTTTTACCGGGAGTAGCTGCCTGCTGTGATTGTTTCTTCTCACTCTGCCCGCTATTTGCAGCAATATTGGCTTCCAGCTCAGTAATTATTTCTTCTTCAGTGGTTGCCAATGCAGTCGACTGAAGATTTTTCTCAGCCGGTTCAGGCACGTTTTTGCTTTTTTTCTTATTCTTATTGGCATCTCCCTCGGCCTTGATTTCATACATGCGCGTTATTTGCCATTGTTGCGCAATGGAGAGGATGTTGTTGCACAGCGAATAAAGCACAAGACCCGCCGGAAAGAAGAAAAAGAACACACTAAAAGCGATCGGCATGATCTGCATGACTTTCGCTTGGATCGGGTCCGTCGGTGTGGGGCTAAGTTTTGATTGAATCCACATCGATATGCCCATAATCACCGGAAGCACGTAATACGGATCGGGCACTGACATATCGGTTATCCATAACGCAAGCGGCGCATAGCGCAGCTCAACCGCTGCCAGTAACGTCCAGAATAACGCGATAAATACCGGGATTTGCACCAGAATCGGTAAACATCCTCCCATCGGGTTGATTTTCTCTTCTTTGTAGAATTCCATCATCGCCTGATGCATACGCTGCCGGTCACTGGCGTATTGCTCGCGTATGCGCTGCAGTTTGGGTGTCACCACGCGCATTTTTGCCATGGAACGATAGCCCGCAGCCGACAATGGAAAGAATAGAAGTTTGACTGTCAACGTCAGCAAAATAATGGCAGCCCCCCAGTTATCCGTCCATGAATGATAGAAGGAAAGCAGCCAGAAGAGCGGCTTGGCAAGAATCGTCAACCAACCATAATCGACTGTCAGATCGAGACCGGGTGCCAGTTCTGCAAGCTTATTCTGCTCCTGCGGACCGGCATAGAAAGGCATGGTAATATTTTTCGTCTGCCCCGGTTCAATCGTGCCGACCGGTGCAATAACGCCGGCGGTATACTGGTTGGGCGCCAGACGCTTGGCAAAATATTCACGCGGTGTATTTTGCGGAGGCAGCCAGGCCGTCAAGAAATAATGTTCGAGCATGGCTATCCAGCCATTGTCCGCATTGGTCGGATATTCCGCTTTGTTTTTATCCAGATCGGAAAATTTTATTTTCAGAAACTTTTCTTCATCCGTATACATCGCCGGGCCGGTATAGGAATGAACCATGGTACTGGCACCCGTGGGATCGTTCGCATCCCGCAGCATCTGAAAATAAGAGAATGGAATAATCGCAGCATCACTGTGATTTACGACTTCGAATTCCACATCAATGACATAACTGCCGCGATGGAAAGTATAAATTTTGGCAACTTGCACACCGTCGACTTCCGGTGCGAGAAGACGCACTGTAACCTTGTCCTGTCCAGGTTGCAGTTCATAGTTATTCGAATCTACGGTATATTTTGTTTTATGATTGGGCAGACCGTTTCCGATCAACCCTGACTGCGCAACTTGGAATCGCGCGGTTTTATCCAGTAACAGCTCATAGGGTTTGCTGATATCTTCCCTGGATGGATGCGCAATCAAGCCAAGCTGACGGATATCGCCGCCTGCCGTATCGATTTCTGCCACAACCAAATCCGTTTTGACATGAATTTTCTCACCGATAGTAAACAGATTGGGCGTTATTGACGGACTGACACCTTCGATTTCCGAGGCGGCTCCAGTTCCGCTTGCGGAAGCAGTCAATTCATCGCCGGGCACCGGCAATGGATCATGGCGCTGATTTGCGGAATCAGCAGATGCTCCCGACATGACTTGCGAAGCCGGAGGATATAATTCTTTTTGCCAAGCATCCCACAAAAACAGTAGCGAGGTGGAGAAGATAATGATAAGTATGAGTTTTCTTGTTTCCATTATTTATCTAATCAAGTTAATTTTTCGACAAAGCGCTAAAACTCCCGTGCATCACTCGATAGCCGCTATTGGTTTTATTTCACTCAGGACAGCGCTATCTTGTCGACAATTCTTACTCATAAACAATAAATTAGTTGAGTACTATGGCTGCAGTAGGATTGATATATTAAGGGATGGGCTCGTAACCGCCTTTACTCCAGGGATTGCAACGCAGTACGCGCCAGACACTCAATCGTGTTCCATGAAAAAAACCATATTTAGCGTATGCATCGCAAGCGTATTGTGAACAAGTTGGACTAAAACGGCATGATGGCGCAAAAAGAGGGCTAATACAATATTGATAGAATTTTATTAAGGCAATAATTAACCGTGACATTGCTGTAGTTGAAGCATTAATGATTGTGTCTCAGCAGCCAACCTTATCAACTCGCTTCTGGGGACAGGCCGCCGTAACCGCATAACCCAATCCATTTTTATCGTTTGGTCGTAAAACCGGTTCTTGCGAAACGCTTCCCGTAAAATACGTTTAATTTTATTGCGTTTAACCGCAGACCGTTCAACTCTTTTTGCAACAATTAATCCTAGCCGCGCATATTCAAACTCATTCGGCTTCATATAAATTTGGATTAAATCACCACTGGCCTGGCATTTCAAATTGATTACCGCAGCAAACTCAGCTGCCTTACGTAATCTGTAATTTCTGGGCAAAGAACCGGTTTCAACAAATCTAAAAATAAAATTTTCCAGCCGGAACTAAACGCTTAATCGAGCGCGCCCTTTTGCACGGCGAGCGCGGATAACTGCTGCCCCACCACGCGTTCTCATGCGAACTAGAAATCCATGTGTACGTTTTCTTCTCGTCACTGAAGGTTGATAAGTACGTTTCATTTTTCTCTCTAATTTATTTAGTCAATAGAACCGCGTATTAGAACTTGTTATGGGTCTTCATGTCAACTTTCTTTTCGATTCATTTCCAATCCGAGTGCGCATAACCATTTGCTAAAGCAAGCACCGGCAAGTTCGAGTATTGCAGTTCATGGATTAGCAAGAGTGCTTCTTCTTTTTGATAGAATCAGGTTTATTGATAATTGATTGATTCATGAAACCATACACGCGGTTTGAAATAAACATACTCCCATGAGCACGCTCTGTCCGCTTGATAACATTCGCATCGTGCTCAGTCACACGAGTCACCCCGGTAACATCGGTGCGGCGGCGCGGGCCATGAAAACGATGGGGCTGCACTCACTGTATCTGGTTAATCCGAAATCTTTCCCTGAGCAGGAAGCGGATGCCCGCGCTGCCAATGCCGTTGATGTTTTACACAAAACCAAAGTTTGCGAAGATCTTGATGAGGCACTAGAGAACACTGTCCAGACCGCCGCAATTACAGCGCGGCCGCGCGAGCTATCGCCCGTTGTTTTCGACGCCAGACAGGGTGCGCGGGAATTACTGCAACTGGCGCAGCGGCAGCCGGTAGCATTACTGTTCGGCCGTGAAAACTCCGGTCTCACAACCGCGGAAGTCAATAAATGCCAGATCATCATTCATATCCCGGCAAATCCCGATTATCCTTCATTAAACTTGGCTAGCGCGGTGCAAATAATGGCTTATGAACTACGCATGGCGCTGACTGAAAATACCGAACCTGCTGCCATTGACAGGAAGCTGGCGAACTTCGATGAGCTGGAATCATTGTATGCGCATCTTGAACGGCTAATGACCGTTAGCGGCTTTCTTGATCCGCAAAAGCCTAAGCTACTGATGCAACGGATCCGCCGCATGCTCGCCCGGATACGGCTGGAAAAAGAAGAAGTGCAGATTTTGCGCGGTATTTTGACAGCTTTGGGTAAGCGCTGGTAAAAACAAAAAACCTTTTAATCGCTGCTTTCTAATTTTCTTTGATCAGCGTTCCGATACCTTGATCAGTCAAAATCTCCAGCAGCAGTGCATGTTCCACGCGTCCGTCAATAATGTGACAAGACTTGACGCCTTGCTTGACCGCATCCAGCGCCGATCCTATTTTAGGCAGCATGCCGCCGGATATAGTACCATCGGCAAACAATTCATCGACTCTTTGTGCGGTTAAACCGGTTAACAAGCTGCCGTTTTTGTCCAGCACACCGGGAATATTTGACAGCAAAATCAGTTTTTCCGCTTGGAGAATTTCCGCCAGTTTTCCAGCCACCAAATCGGCATTGATGTTATACGATTCGCCGTCCGCACCCACGCCGATTGGTGCGATTACCGGAATAAAATCCTGCGTATCGAGAAGTGCGATAAGCGTCGGATCGATCGATTCGATCTCACCAACCTGGCCGATATTGATCCATTTACCTGCTGCTTCCCGGTCCGCCATGAGCATTTTTTTAGCACGGATAAAAGCGCCGTCCTTGCCCGTCAGGCCGACCGCTTTGCCGCCGTGACGATTGATCAGATTCACGATATCTTTGTTAACCGATCCGCCCAACACCATTTCAACTACATTCATAGTCTCGGCATCGGTCACGCGCATGCCTTGGATAAATTCACCTTGTTTCCCGACACGTTTGAGCATATCGTCGATCTGCGGGCCGCCGCCATGAACAATTACCGGATTCATGCCGACCAATTTCAGCAACACGACATCGCGCGCAAACCCATGCTTCAGATTTTCCTCAATCATGGCGTTGCCGCCATATTTAATGACGATAGTTTTACCGTGAAAGCGTTGGATATACGGCAGAGCTTCGGCCAGAATTTTGGCCTTTTCTTTAGCAAGAATATGGGAAGTCGACATGTTTTCTCAATCAATTTTCAAAAAATATAGTGCCATAAATAATGTATTGAACGTTTCATTCACACGCGATCCGGAGAAATTCTTCATCACCGATCAATTTAAGTAAGCTTAACTCCCGCCATTGCCGTCCTTCCGCATCTTTATATTGGGCTGTAATACACTTCGGTAGTTTTTTCTTAGCTATTTTAACCGAAGAAAATTCGGATAAATCCCGTATCCCTAACATGCTATTGACGATAAAACCGGCATATTGCTTATTACCGGACGACACCAGCAAGATTCGTGACTTTAAATTGAACGGCGCGGAATGGCCGCCGAGATAAACACCGAGGTCCGTAATACCGTAGAGATTTCCACGCACATTGGCCAAACCTAGAAACCACGGCTGCGTCAATGGAACGTGCGCTAATTTGGGTATCGGTATCACTTCACTGACTTCGGTCATGGAAATCAGATAACGATCCTCGCCCGCTGCAACGCCCAGAACGGCTGACGCAGTCTCGTGGCTATCGGTACCTTTCATTTGCACAACTTACTCAATTAGTATTCATCCGTGTTTAGCATTACCGTTAAATCGCATCTTCCGCAACTCTCGCTGCGGCAATTGATTATTCGTTATCCGGTTATTTTACTGTATTATCGGCCATGAAAATTTGAATTCTATGGAGTCAAAAACATGAAACACTTCAACTGCGGCTGGCTATTGCTTGTTTTATTATCGCCATTTCTGACCGGTTGCGTCCCTATGTTTGCAGTCGGCACTGCAGCGGGAACGGGAGCTTATATCTCTGAAGATCGCAGAACCAGTGGCATGTTCATCGAAGATGAAGGTATTGAACTCAAAAGTGCACGACGCATTCATCAGCAATTTGGCGATAAAGTGCACATCAATGTTACCAGTTACAACCGCATGGTTCTGTTAAGCGGTGAAGCTCCTACTGAGACTATCAAAACCGATATCGGCAGGCTCGTGATGGGTGTCGATAATGTACGCAGAATTTTCAATGAAATTGCTGTCGCCGGAAACACTTCACTGGCCTCCCGCAGCAATGACACACTGCTTACCTCTAAAGTAAAAACGCGTTTTCTCGCTGAGCGTAAGTTTCAGATCAATCATGTCAAAATTGTGACGGAAAATGAAGTCGTTTATTTGCTGGGTGTCGTTACGCGGCAAGAAGCCGATAGCGCGGCTCAGATTGCGAGCTCCACTTCCGGCGTGAAAAAAGTCGTAAAAGTATTCGAATATCTGAATTAGCTTCTTCAGTCAATTTCATTGATGCTACCGGAAAATTTGCTTACTGAATTACGCAGCCTTTTTCCATCCGATCGTTTCTATACCGATCCGGCTGATTGCTACGCCTATGCCTATGACAACAGCCGCAAGATTTATCCTCCGGATGCCGTATTGTTTCCGCTTACTACCGCCGAAGTGCAACAGGCTGTCAGATTATGCAACCGCTATCGGATCCCACTTATTCCTCGCGGACGCGGCACGGGAACCGCTGGCGGTAGCTTGCCGGAATTTGGCGGTATCGCTTTATCAATGGAGCGCATGCTGAACATTATTTCGGTTGATCCAGCCAATCGAGTGATCATTGCTGAGCCCGGTGTATTGAATCAAACCATACAAGAAACAGCAAAGCCTTATGGTTTTTTCTGGCCGCCGGACCCTTCCAGTGCTATGTTTTCGACCATCGGCGGAAATATCGCGACCAGTGCTGGCGGACCACACGCAGTTAAATACGGCACTACCCGCGAGCACGTGCTAGGCCTGAAAGCTGTTACCGGCACCGGAGATTTGATTACCACAGGATGCTACACCACCAAAGGTGTCGTCGGTTATGATCTTACCCGCCTCCTGATTGGTTCGGAGGGCACACTCGCCATCATTACCGAAGCGACACTCAAACTTACTGCATTGCCCGCTGCCATCGCCGGTATCACAGCGCATTTTCGCGATTTAGCCAGTTGCACCGCCGCTATTGTTAAAATTATGGCATTACCGCAACTGCCTAGCGCGCTTGAGTTCTTGGATTCCGGTTCACTGAGTTTAATACGAAGTCGCTACCCCGATATGCTTCCTGTAAACACAAACGCTATGCTAATGATCGAGGTTGATGGTTCCCGCAACGACATTGCCGATTCGATAGCGGCAATTCTGGCGGCATGCCAATCAGACGGTTTAATTCATGCCGCAGAAGTCGAAAATACAGGCGCTTTATGGAAGGCTCGTAAAGCGCTCTCACCGCTGTTGCGCGAGATTGCACCGAAGAAAATCAATGAGGATATTGTTGTGCCTGTTGATACATTGCCGCAATTTCTGCATGGATTGACACAGCTCAGCGCACACTACCAGCTGCACAATGTCAATTTTGGTCATGCCGGCAATGGCAATATCCATGTAAACCTATTGATTAATCCAGACAATGCGGATGAAGTGGTACGAGCAGAGCGCTGCTTGAATGAAATATTCGACCTAGTGATTAAGCTTCGCGGCACACTTTCAGGCGAACATGGTGTTGGCAGCGAAAAGCGCGCTTTTGTAACTAAAGAAATTGATCGTGTGACTTTAGAATTAATGCGGAATATCAAACGATTGTTTGATCCTAACAATATACTGAATCCGGGTAAGTTATTTCCTGCAGTAGAAAAAACCTGATATCTCTACTCTTTTGAATATTGCACTCGCGATATTTAATTGTTACAAAATAAATATCGCGAGCAACAGCTTAATTGAAAATCTAGAAAAAGAAATAGTGATCCACAAGCAACGCCACGAACAGTAGCGCTAAATAGAGTATGGAATAACGAAACGCTTCGCGCGCCAATTGATCGCTGTAATTGCGGTATATCTCAATAGCGTAGTACATAAAAATGCCATTGAGTATTGTTGAGCTCACCAAATAGATCAGTCCGCTCATTTGTGTGATGTAAGGCAATATTGTAATTACACATAAAATAACGGTATACAACAGTACGTGCAATTTCGTAAATTGATCACCGTGTGTAACGGGTAGCATCGGCATACCAATTGAAGCATATTCATTTTTTCTGTACAGCGCCAATGCCCAAAAATGAGGAGGCGTCCAGGCGAATATGATCAGAAATAGCAACAATGCATCGCTTGCTATTTCACCGGTAACAGCTGTCCATCCAAGTACCGGGGGCATAGCACCTGATGCTCCTCCGATTACGATATTTTGAGGCGTTAGCGGTTTTAAGATAACCGTATAAATAATGGCATAACCCACAAAAGTGCCTAGTGTTAACCACATGGTTAATTCATTCACCCATTCATATAATATAAATAAGCCAAATCCACCGACAAGCAGCAGAAAAAAAAGTGTTTCTGGTACGCTTACTTTTCCTTGCGGCAAAGGTCTACCTTTTGTGCGCGCCATTACTGCGTCCATTTTTTGTTCAACCAAACAATTTAATGCTGCCGCAGCACCAGCAACTAATGCTATGCCTACAGTTCCAAAAAACAAAGTGTCGAGAGGCACTGCACCAGGAACTGCCATAAACATTCCTATAACTGCCGTGAATACAATTAGCGATACAACGCGCGGCTTTGTCAGCCGGTAAAATTGGTTTATTCGCACTGCTGTTTCATGCCATGTCATACTGGTAGCCATTTCATTAACCTCCCTATCATTCAAATATTCTTATAAATTCCTTCAGTCTTATTTCGATAAAGCGAAAACTACAATTTTTAATGCTCTATCTGCGATACATGCAACAATCTTTTTAAATCCTGACCCATTTTGGTTCCATTCACTTTTTCTGGGAAACGCATCATTAAATTCCCTAATGGATCCATTAAATAAATGTGTTTTGTTTGCACTTCGGCGGTTTCTATATGATCGAGAATTCCGCTGTCTTTTGCATTCACAAAAAAAGTGCCTTCATATTCTCTGACTAATTCAGGATCTGGTGTGACACCGTCATTAATTAACCAGAGTCGCTCAATTCGATACTTTTCTTTACCTTGCACTAATCGAACTTGACGCATGAAATATAATTTTTCCTTGCACGATTCATCACAATTACCAGAATCTACTGTCACAAAAACCCATTTACCGTGCAGATCTTTCATCCGAAGAATGGTATTGTCGATTAAATTCGTGCCTTTTCCGGTAACTTTCACGACTGACAACAAATCACCATAATGCGTGCTTTTAGGCGTGTATTCAAAGAAATAAAGCATATAAGAAATTACAACCGGCGCGCACATCAGTGCCAGCAGTAGTAAAAACTTGCGTCTATTTGATTTTTTATTTATTTCGCTTGACATTCAATACTATAAAAATAATTACAGCTGTAGCAGCTAACGAAAACCACTGAATCGCATACCCGATATTCTTAGAAGCACCAGAATCAGGTTTGCTCCAGTCGCGTATCAAGCCATCTTTCTCATCGCTTTTTTGTAACAACATCAGCGGCTGTAGGCGCAATCCAATTACTTCTTGATAGCGCTCCAAATTAAAATTATCCCACACGGGCCCTTCGACAATTTTGTCTGAAAGTTCTAATGTTCTAATATCTGATGATGCAACAATCCCTGTCACTCTCACTTCGCCGATAACTTCCTTGACTAACGGCAATATTGACCTGTCGTATCCCGTCGCAATCCAGCCTCGATTAACTGCTATCGCAAGAGCGCTATTGGAAATTTTAAGTGGTGTGATGACATGATAACCTGCACGCCCTTGGTAAGTTTTGTTATCTAAATAAATTGTATATTCCGGTAAGTATTCACCGCTTACCTCTATATCCCGATACTGAAAATCTTTCAGCTTTACTAAAATACCTGGCAATGTAACGGCCGGTTGTTTTGCATATTGTTCCAGTTGTTCATGTTGAGTATTTTTTTCTTCTGCGCGGGATAATTGCCACTTCCCCAATTCAACAAAAATTATTACAAAAACAACTGTTATCGTGATTGCCCATAACTTTGGTTCAAAGCGATACCCCAATACGGTCATCTTGTTTGAATATAGCTATTTGAGTTGAATTGCTGCAAAGAAGTATTTGCTTGATATGGATTTTCTGCTGAGATGACACGAATCTTCTAGTACTTATCTAATCGTACAAACAATAGATTCCAGCTATTCACATGCTTTACTGCAGAATTTTTCACTTCCAAATTCACAATTCTTCATGTGTAAAAGCTGGAATCCTTGCTTGTTTAACTAAAAAGATTTACATCAAATACACAAATACAAACAATCCAAGCCATACTACGTCAACAAAGTGCCAATACCATGCTACACCTTCAAAACCAAAGTGATGTTCAGGTGTGAAGTGTCCTGCTGCACTGCGGCAATAAATGACGAAGAGCATGATCGTTCCAATTGTCACGTGAAAACCGTGAAAACCGGTTAGCATAAAAAATGTCGAACCATATGCGCCGGTCGATAATTTCAGATTTAAATCATTATATGCATGAATATATTCATACGCTTGACAAGCAATAAACGTTGCACCCAAAGCTACAGTTGCCAGTAACCATAATTTCAAGCCATCACGTCTGTTTTCTTTCAATCTCCAATGAGCGATCGTAACCGTTACACCTGAAGTTAAAAGCAGCAATGTATTAAACGCTGGCAAACCCCAAGCTCCCATGGAAGTGAATTTTTCGTGTGCTCCTGGACCTGCAGTCGGCCATTTACCATCATATGCAGACCAAAATGTATTGCCTAGCACTGTACTTTCTTCTTGTAGCCACGGTATAGATAAATTACGCATGTAAAAGAGTGCGCCAAAAAAAGCACAGAAAAACATGACTTCAGTAAAAATAAACCAGCTCATTCCCCAACGAAACGAACGATCAACCTGTTCTCCATATTTACCACTTTCACTTTCTCTAGCGACAGTTCCGAACCAACCAAACATCATATAGATTAAAATTGCAAAACCGACCGCTAACAAACCATAGCCTAACTCCATTTTATTCATTGTCAAGGCAGCGCCTGATCCCATGAATAAAATTGCCGTCGATCCAATAATTGGATACGACGATGGAGCTGGGACGTAATAGTGTCCTGATTCTTGACTCATTCTTCTCTCCTCCGACTTATGTTTTTTTCAATTTCTAACTAACTACCAATCTGACTAAAAGCATCACACCAATTACAAAAAGAACACCACCAATAATTCCACCAACTATTAACTGAGCTGGCTTTAATGTAGCTGCATCATTTTCGAGATCGCTTTTTTTTCGTATCCCCATAAAGGCAAACATTACTGCCTTAGCAACTTGCCAAATTGTTGCACCAGTTCGTTTTTCAGCAGCATTGTTTTCCATATTATATAACTCCCCTATTTTTTGATGGGGTTAGCACCATCGGGCAATTCGAAAAAAGTATACGAAATTGTCACAGTATGAACATCGATGGGCAATCCCGGCTCGATTACAAACTGAACCGGCATTTGTCTCGTTTCTTTTGGTTTAAGAACCTGCTTAGTAAAACAGAAGCACTCAAATTTCTTCAAGTGCTTCTCCAGAAAACGTGGACTGTAACTAGGAATTGCTTGTCCGTTTATTTCACGTTCTGAATTATTAGTAATTTCATACATCACTGTTACCGGCTCACCTGGATGAATGCGAGCACTTTGTTGCAGAGGTTTGAATTGCCACGGCAATCCCCGTGTATTGGCATCAAACTCAACAGTAACCCAACGCTCCTCATCCACCCAGTTGTCTTTAACCAGCACGTCCGGCCTAAGCAAATTATTAATACCGGTCACTTCACAAAACTTTTCATAAAATGGCACTAAAGCATAACCAAAAACAAACATGATTAATGTGAAAACCAACAGCTTTTTCATCATTAAAACATTCGCTTTTGTATTGCTATTTACCATTCTTTTACTATGACCGTGATATAAAGTGCCAACACCGTAATTAACAGAAGCAGAGCAGTCCTATACTTCTTACGCTTGTTATCTGTCTCTTGTGACATATGCCGTATCACCTGATGTTTTACTGAACAACAGGCGGTTTCTCAAAACTATGATATGGAGCTGGTGTTGGCAAATGAGTCCATTCCAGCGTTGTAGCACCATCCCATGGTTTCTGAGGAGCTTTCTCTCCACTGCGTATGCAACTAATCATAATGTACAGGAAAAGAAGTTGCGTCAAGCCAAACCCAAATGCACCGATACTAGAAATCATATTAAAATCGGCGAATTGCAGATTGTAATCCGGGATTCTACGTGGCATACCTGCCAATCCCAAGAAGTGCTGAACAAAGAAAGTCAAGTTAAAGAAGAACATTGAAAGCCAGAAATGCGTCTTACCCAATGTTTCGTTATACATGCGACCTGTCCATTTCGGAATCCAATAATATGCCCCCGCAAACAGAGCGAACAGAGATCCAGAAACTAGTACGTAATGGAAATGAGCGATCACATAATAGGTATCTTGAACTTGAATATCAATCGGCACAATTGCACAAATCACACCACTAAAACCACCTATTACGAACAGAAAAATAAATCCAATCGCAAATAACATGGGTGTTTCAAATGTCATTGATCCGCGCCACATAGTTGCGGTCCAGTTAAATACTTTCACACCAGTTGGAACAGCAATCAGCATGGTTGCATACATGAAGAACAATTGTCCTACCGTTGGCATACCTGCCGTAAACATATGATGCGCCCAAACAACACACGACAAAATCGCGATTGA is part of the Gammaproteobacteria bacterium genome and encodes:
- a CDS encoding protoheme IX farnesyltransferase, producing MATSMTWHETAVRINQFYRLTKPRVVSLIVFTAVIGMFMAVPGAVPLDTLFFGTVGIALVAGAAAALNCLVEQKMDAVMARTKGRPLPQGKVSVPETLFFLLLVGGFGLFILYEWVNELTMWLTLGTFVGYAIIYTVILKPLTPQNIVIGGASGAMPPVLGWTAVTGEIASDALLLFLIIFAWTPPHFWALALYRKNEYASIGMPMLPVTHGDQFTKLHVLLYTVILCVITILPYITQMSGLIYLVSSTILNGIFMYYAIEIYRNYSDQLAREAFRYSILYLALLFVALLVDHYFFF
- a CDS encoding SURF1 family protein translates to MTVLGYRFEPKLWAITITVVFVIIFVELGKWQLSRAEEKNTQHEQLEQYAKQPAVTLPGILVKLKDFQYRDIEVSGEYLPEYTIYLDNKTYQGRAGYHVITPLKISNSALAIAVNRGWIATGYDRSILPLVKEVIGEVRVTGIVASSDIRTLELSDKIVEGPVWDNFNLERYQEVIGLRLQPLMLLQKSDEKDGLIRDWSKPDSGASKNIGYAIQWFSLAATAVIIFIVLNVKRNK
- a CDS encoding cytochrome c oxidase subunit 3, which translates into the protein MSQESGHYYVPAPSSYPIIGSTAILFMGSGAALTMNKMELGYGLLAVGFAILIYMMFGWFGTVARESESGKYGEQVDRSFRWGMSWFIFTEVMFFCAFFGALFYMRNLSIPWLQEESTVLGNTFWSAYDGKWPTAGPGAHEKFTSMGAWGLPAFNTLLLLTSGVTVTIAHWRLKENRRDGLKLWLLATVALGATFIACQAYEYIHAYNDLNLKLSTGAYGSTFFMLTGFHGFHVTIGTIMLFVIYCRSAAGHFTPEHHFGFEGVAWYWHFVDVVWLGLFVFVYLM
- a CDS encoding DUF2970 domain-containing protein, which codes for MENNAAEKRTGATIWQVAKAVMFAFMGIRKKSDLENDAATLKPAQLIVGGIIGGVLFVIGVMLLVRLVVS
- a CDS encoding cytochrome c oxidase assembly protein, producing the protein MVNSNTKANVLMMKKLLVFTLIMFVFGYALVPFYEKFCEVTGINNLLRPDVLVKDNWVDEERWVTVEFDANTRGLPWQFKPLQQSARIHPGEPVTVMYEITNNSEREINGQAIPSYSPRFLEKHLKKFECFCFTKQVLKPKETRQMPVQFVIEPGLPIDVHTVTISYTFFELPDGANPIKK